Genomic segment of Methanosarcinales archaeon:
GCGCATTCACCGCCTGCGCCGACTCGGCAGCTCGAGTATCCGTATGCACCCTTACCTGGCTAAAATCATGCCCAAATCGCGGCTCGAAAAAGCCCCGCTCCGATTCTGCCAGAGGCTGGCCGCTGCCCCTGATAGCATTGATTCGAGATTCAAGATCATTCGTAACTTCAGGAGTTGTATCCTCCCTGCTCTTTGCTTGAAGTATCTCTTCTTCCTCTGGTTCCTCTTGTCGCTGCACCTGAACGAAAGGTGTAATCTGGTTGGCTAGTGGTTTGGCTTGAAGCGTTTCTTCCTTCTCCTCTTCAGACTCCACCTGCCGCTGCATCTCCGGCTCCGGCATCCGTATCACCGCATCCGCCACCCGGTCCGCCTCCTGCTCGTACTTATCCCCGGGCTGGCCGATGGTGAGTTTTGCCTGCAAGGTTCCTGATTTTAGCTGTCGCTGGACAGCCTGGTTACCGATGGTTCTTTGAAGAAACAGGATTCGATCAACATGTGAGCTTTGAGGTCGAAAACCGGTCTTTTGTTTGTGAGGAGACGATTTCTCCTTTGCTGACAAAGATTTATTAGCATTTATCTTAATTCGTTCTCCCATATTATTACTTCCACTTAACTTTAGGTATATGGTAGGGGTCGGCCTTCATGCAAAGTGCACCGTTACGTCTCCCGTTCCGGATGAACACAATAGTTATCGCCAGCAGGAGCAATCAAATAGGACCGGCTGAACTCCTGGCTGTAATCTCCTCTTACACATCCTGTCTCTTTAAAACGAACGACAGCTACTCTAGTTTCGGAATAAAGATTTTTGCCAGAACTTGCCTATCTGAAGGACCGGTGGCTCTAGCTTCTCCACATGTGACTAATCCTATGGGGTCAAAATAAGGTTGGATTTTTAGGCTACTAAAATCTTCCAACAGTTTTTATTCTCTCTCCATGTGTTGAATATTTGTTTTTCTACTGTGAAACGTTGGTATTATATTGTAGTGTAACATTACACTACAATTATGAGTTACATAAGAAAGATTGAACGGCGTAACAAAAACGGTGAAATCAAGGTTTATTATGCCGAAGTAGAATCTGTCCGAGTTGGTGGAAAAGTTATCCAGCGGCACATCCGATCTTTGGGTACTAACCCGT
This window contains:
- a CDS encoding DUF4157 domain-containing protein; translation: MGERIKINANKSLSAKEKSSPHKQKTGFRPQSSHVDRILFLQRTIGNQAVQRQLKSGTLQAKLTIGQPGDKYEQEADRVADAVIRMPEPEMQRQVESEEEKEETLQAKPLANQITPFVQVQRQEEPEEEEILQAKSREDTTPEVTNDLESRINAIRGSGQPLAESERGFFEPRFGHDFSQVRVHTDTRAAESAQAVNA